Part of the Sphingorhabdus pulchriflava genome is shown below.
GTGGTTGTCTGTCATCTGGAAGGTCGGTTTATTACTGAGGGGAAACCAAATGTCACTTGTCGATCGCGTAAAGAATATCCTTTTGCAGCCTAAATCGGAATGGGAAGTCATTGCAGGCGAGAGCACGACAGTCGGCGGACTGTTTACGGGCTATGCTGCAATTTTGGCGCTATTGCCGGTTGTAGGCGGTATCGTCGCTATGGGCCTTTTGGGCATTTCGGCAGGTGGCATGGGCGGCCTGGGCGGTGCCGGGCTCAGTATAGGTTTGAGCGCGGTCGTCGCAATGAGCGTTATTGGCTATTTTGTCGGCCTCGCTGTGCTGTGGCTGATGTCATTCATCGTCAACGCCGTGTCGCCAAGTTTCAACGGTAAATCGGAAATGGTTCAGGCAACCAAGCTGATGACATATTCGTCGACACCCAATTGGGTCGTCGGACTGGTTAGCCCGTTCATCCCGATAGTTGGCTCGTTGCTCGGCCTTGGGGCTATCGCTTATGCGGTTTATCTGATTTATCTGGGTCTGAAACCGGTTCTCGGTGTGCCTCAGGAAAAGGTCGCCGGTTTCACGGTCGTCATTGTTCTGATTTACATCGTCCTTTCGCTAGTCGTTGGCGGAATTGTTGCCGCAACATTGTTCTCCACCTTTTTCGGAGGTGCAATGATGGCTGGAGCAATGGCAGGGGCCTAATCTAGCCAAAACTCCTGCTGGTATCCGGGCCATGTCCTCGCTAAAGGCGGCGGCATGGCTCGTTCTTCAAGATCGAATGATTGGGGTTTTCCCCGCTGGCGCGGATATGGCTCGTCACGTGAAGCGCAATCGATAAGGTTGTGCGACCGGGTTGGCTGCGATCGTGCCGGCAACTGTCCTGCACCAAAATCTCCTAACAGTCCTGAACGCTGGATGTTCTGTGAAGATCATGCTGCCGAGTATAACAGGGGATGGGACTATTTCGCCGGTCTGACCGCAGAAGAAGCCGCAGAACGTGAATCGGACGAACGCCGCGATAATAGCGGCTACCGCGAATCTGCGCATTATGGCTGGGCGGGCCCAGGCGACGGCAGTCGCAGTCGCGATGAAATGCGCGCGCTGGAACTTCTGGGTTTGGAGAGCGATGCTTCGTTTGAGGATGCAAAGAAGGCCTGGCGCCGGATTGCAAAGGAAACGCATCCCGACGTCAACCCGGGCAATGCGGATGCCGCAAAGGCGTTTCAGGCAGGACAGGCCGCATATGATGTATTGCGCGCGGCCGAAGACCGCCGCGAATGGAAGGGCTGAAAACTCAGCCTGAATAACGTGCAGCGGTCGCCCGGATTAGTGCGATCATATTGGGAATGCCCTGCGTCCGATTCGAACTTAGCTGATTTTTGAGGTCGAACGGCGCGAGTACAGCTTCGATATCTAGTGCACCGATTTCCGCAGCGGTTTTTCCTTCTACCGTTTTCAGAACAAGTGCGATGATGCCTTTGGTGATGGCTGCATTGCTGTCGGCGAGAAATGACAGTTGGTTGTTTTCCGTGACCGGGTACACCCAGACGCTGGCCGAGCAACCGCGCACTAGTGTCGCGTCAGTCTTCAACGCATCGGGCATGGGCGACAGGGCTTTGCCCAGATCGATCAACAGGCGATAACGATCATCGCCATCTAAAAATTCATATTCGTCTAGAATGTCAGCCAATGCAGTCATAGAAGCTGCGCTTATGGCGTCAGCCTTTAGATATCAATGCCCGCCGCAATGGCCTCCAGCTTTTTCACACGTTCCTTAAGGTCAGCGACCTCGATCCGTGAGACGGTAGACGGGACGCCATCCGGCGCTAGCCGGTGCTGGCTCTCCATTTCAATACGCTTGAGTTCAATCCAGTCGCGCCATCCGCGCAGGCTGGCGGCAGCAATGATGCCGACGGTTGCAAGCGCGAGGGCGCTTACAGTCAGGTAGAAGCTGGGGTCCTGTGGCATGGTCCTTCCTTCCTTTTCGGTTACCGGTCGC
Proteins encoded:
- a CDS encoding Yip1 family protein, encoding MSLVDRVKNILLQPKSEWEVIAGESTTVGGLFTGYAAILALLPVVGGIVAMGLLGISAGGMGGLGGAGLSIGLSAVVAMSVIGYFVGLAVLWLMSFIVNAVSPSFNGKSEMVQATKLMTYSSTPNWVVGLVSPFIPIVGSLLGLGAIAYAVYLIYLGLKPVLGVPQEKVAGFTVVIVLIYIVLSLVVGGIVAATLFSTFFGGAMMAGAMAGA
- a CDS encoding J domain-containing protein; amino-acid sequence: MARSSRSNDWGFPRWRGYGSSREAQSIRLCDRVGCDRAGNCPAPKSPNSPERWMFCEDHAAEYNRGWDYFAGLTAEEAAERESDERRDNSGYRESAHYGWAGPGDGSRSRDEMRALELLGLESDASFEDAKKAWRRIAKETHPDVNPGNADAAKAFQAGQAAYDVLRAAEDRREWKG
- a CDS encoding SufE family protein; the protein is MTALADILDEYEFLDGDDRYRLLIDLGKALSPMPDALKTDATLVRGCSASVWVYPVTENNQLSFLADSNAAITKGIIALVLKTVEGKTAAEIGALDIEAVLAPFDLKNQLSSNRTQGIPNMIALIRATAARYSG